GCAATCGCCGCAGGAGATGCATTCTTCGGCAACAATATACAGAGACATGGCTTTATTCCTCCGATAATCGTTTAGCTTGCAAAGTTGTTGGGATTTTAGGCGGAGGTGACAGCGGATCAAAGTAATATTTGGATCCGTCACCCAAAACCACTTCACCGCCCCATTTATCGGCGCTGTCAAATTCTAAGGATTCGATGGTTTCTTCAAGGTCTTTTTTAGCGATGTAGAACAGCAATTTGCCGTCTTCGCGTTTCCTGAGCATGACGCTAGGCATTGGGATTCTCCAGACAAGTGTAGGTCGGGTTAAGCCTGCGCTGTAACCCGACACGATATGATTGACTGGTGGGCACCGTGGCGGTGCCCACCCTACGCTTAACGAATCAAGTCGTAGTTGTAGTCAGTGGTTCCCATACCTTTGGTTTCTTTGTCCAACTGCTCCAACAAGGCGTTAACGATGGTGGTCAACATGTACATGCCGCCTTCGTAGCCCAATGTGGTCATACGGTGCAAGTGGTGACGATCGAAGATGGGGAAGCCGATACGGATCAACGGTACTTCGAACTCTTCGCCTTTGTAGAAGGTGTCACGTTGGATAAATTTGCCGTAGGAGTTACCGATCATGAAGTCCGGTTTGTTGGTGAACATCAATGAACGGAAGTGCCACAAATCTTTGCCGATATGTACCGTCGCTTCCTGGCCGTAAGGCGAGGCTTTCAACACTTCTTCAACCGCTTTTTTGTAGCGTTTGTTGGCGTGGTTGACTAACACGTCTGTTACCTCGGCGCCCATTTCCAGCAGGAATTTGGTCATACCCAAAGCAAAGTCTGCGTCGCCGTACAGGGCAAATTTTTTGCCGTGTAACCAAGCGTGCGAGTCGGTCATCATGTCCACATAACGGCCGCGTTCCACTTCCAGCGATTTTGGAATCGGTTTGCCGGTCAGTTCGGAGATTTTCATCAGGAACTGGTCGGTCCATTCCAAGCCCATCGGGATGTTCAATTTCGGCGCGTCGTGTTTCCAGCTAGTTTCAACGAATTTTTTGGTTTTTTCCAACTGCCAAGGTTGCAGCAACACGGTAGTGATCGCGTTAGGCGCATCTTTGACTTCGTCGATGGTGGTGCCGCCGGCATACATGTTGAAGTGGCCGTCAGCAGGTGTATCCAGTACTTCGGTAGGATCGCTCAACAAAGTGTGGTCGACGCCCATCTCGTTCAACATCCGGTGAATGACGCGGAAGTTGCCCAAATAGGTTTCAAAGCCAGGTACCAAGTTGATTTTGCCGTTTGAGCCAACTTCTTTGCCTTCCATGTAGTTCAGCGTGAAGTAGCGGGCAATGCCTTCGAACATGTTGTCCCAACCT
The window above is part of the Methylomonas sp. ZR1 genome. Proteins encoded here:
- the nifT gene encoding putative nitrogen fixation protein NifT; this encodes MPSVMLRKREDGKLLFYIAKKDLEETIESLEFDSADKWGGEVVLGDGSKYYFDPLSPPPKIPTTLQAKRLSEE
- the nifK gene encoding nitrogenase molybdenum-iron protein subunit beta, which produces MSQNVDNIQPSYPLFRTDEYKENLANKRAQYEERHPQDTIDEVFQWTTTKEYQELNFQREAITVNPAKACQPLGAVLCALGFEKTMPYVHGSQGCVAYFRTYFNRHFKEPISCVSDSMTEDAAVFGGQKNMFAGLENAKALYKPTMIAVSTTCMAEVIGDDLNAFINNAKKEGHVDQDYPVPFAHTPSFVGSHTTGWDNMFEGIARYFTLNYMEGKEVGSNGKINLVPGFETYLGNFRVIHRMLNEMGVDHTLLSDPTEVLDTPADGHFNMYAGGTTIDEVKDAPNAITTVLLQPWQLEKTKKFVETSWKHDAPKLNIPMGLEWTDQFLMKISELTGKPIPKSLEVERGRYVDMMTDSHAWLHGKKFALYGDADFALGMTKFLLEMGAEVTDVLVNHANKRYKKAVEEVLKASPYGQEATVHIGKDLWHFRSLMFTNKPDFMIGNSYGKFIQRDTFYKGEEFEVPLIRIGFPIFDRHHLHRMTTLGYEGGMYMLTTIVNALLEQLDKETKGMGTTDYNYDLIR